TTTTCTGCTGGGGCTGGCTCTCCTCGTTTTGTGAGTCCCAGCCATAGTCACGCTTCCTATCTTGGAATGTGGCATGGGCTGCTCGTCCCCTAGTAGCTTCGGTGGTGCCATTGTTCTGAATTGCCTAATACAGAATCCGATAAGTGATCTTCCTCTCGGAGAGGGTTAGGTTGAGCTTGCGGAAGGTCCTGAGAGCTCTGTTCGTTGTATTCTGAGCTTTCTGAACAATAGTGGCATCATCATTTTGATCATTTTCGTCCTCTTCAGAATCAGCCGAGCTTGCAACGGTGATAGAGCCGTTACTGGCATGGTCAGGATTAATCTCGTTAAGCGCGGTGAGAAACACGTTtaagatcttcttcattATTTTTGCTGCCTCTTTAATGaggttcttcttgttcttaaCCTGAGCTTCTTTGGACTTTATATAGTTGTAGAACGGTAGGTTGACTTTATGAGATGCTTTAATGAACGCATTACAAATCTGTGACTCACTGAGATTCTCGATCTTATAACGCTTGGCGTTGCTGACGAGAGCAGGCCAGCGGCTAAGCCATTTGTCAAGACTAGTGCTGCCAGGGCCTTTCTTAAGCGATTCGAACTCGGTCCTGATATTCTGGTTCTGATCTTTCGCGATGGGTTAGATGCTATCAGCCAGCGCGATGAGTTTGCCGCGGATGTTATGGATTCCGAGGTAGTGTTGCTTGAACTCCTGACACACCGTGAGGTTGATGCGATTAGAGACCTTGTtatatttcttcttcttgctctcgtAGATAGCCTGGAGGCTGTGGTATTTCTGGATCGTATCCTTGCTCGCTGAGTCTGATAGTTTGGTCGCAGTAAAGACCAGGTTTTCGATCCCTTCTGGATCACAATAGTTCCAGACATCATTACGCACAATAAGGTCCTCGATAGAATTAATCCAGTTCGTCCAGTCTTCACGGGCGTTGAGCATATCGAGGTTATGGTCGTTGATCAACATCTTGTGTTTGacgttttttttttttttcggTAAAGGGAATGTTAACTTCACTTTTTAATTGACTTCTATTTAATGCGTTAGCTTCCTTTTAATTGAAATCATTACGAAAATATCAGTGTTTCTGAGTCTTCTCTGTAAGATCTTGTTGCTGCTTTCGCGGCTGGTGATGAACCCCGCAGTAAGCATAATGCAACCGGTCCAACTTCGTTCCGGTTTCTCTGAAGAGAATTTCCTGTCAGAAGAAGGATTTCATTGCGTCCAGGTTGACAGGAAAGCTGGTAATGGTGATAAATATCGCGTGCGACGTAGCGGAAGAGTCTCCGGGCTCATAACTGTCGCACTGGATGTGCTTAAAATGGATTGAAGGTCGGGTCATTCATAATGAGCAGCAGTAGTGAGTTGATTTGTTTTATCTTCTGTgtggggtattccatccccCAGGTTTTACTTTAAATCATCCAGCTTGATTACTAAGGGCTGTTATTGCTGAGGATCATTGAGACCATGCCCGGCCTGCGACACGACACGTGCACGCGCGCCCACGCTCAACGCTTAATTACGATCTCCCCCTCCACCTCGAACCCTCCTCGAAGAACTCTCGCCCACAATCGAGCACTCGATATTCGAGTACATGTGCTCTTGATCGCTCACACACGAGTGCCGCGACGGCATCATGGCGCAGGCACAGCATGTCGCCTTGGAGCGACTGGAGCAAATCTCCCGCGGTCTTCGATCAAGGTCGGTTTCACCATGTGACGATTGGTAGGGCAAGGGGCCTAATATTTCCACAGAACAAGCGACGATTTGCGAAAACGATCCGCCGTACAGCTTCGCGAGCTTGTAGCTGTTTGTCATCGAGACCTTAGCCCTGAACAATTTCAGGTTTTCTACAACTCAGTCAACAACAAGATTACACAGCTCATTACACATGGGAGCGACTCGTCCGAGCGACTCGGAGGCATCTACGCCCTTGATGCGCTTATTGATTTCGAAGGCGTCGACGTCGGTGTCAAATACACGCGTTTCACACAGAATCTTAAGACGATCCTTCGAGGCAAGGACATCAACCCTATGCAACCAGCTGCGATCGCGCTTGGAAAACTATGTCGACCTGGTGGATCAATGATCTCGGAAGTGGTGGACTCGGAGGTCAACACAGCTCTCGAATGGCTACAGAATGAACGCGTGGAGGAGCGACGGTACAGCGCAGTCCTCGTCCTGCGCGAATTGGCCCGAAGCGCCCCGACACTGATGTATCAATACATCCCGACAATCTTCGACTGGATCTGGATAGGACTTCGAGACACTCGGCAGCTTATTCGGGCAACGTCGGCGGATACAGTTAGCGCCTGCTTCCGAATCCTTCGCGAACGAGGCCAGGAGATGAAGCAACTCTGGATGAGTAAGATTTACAACGAGTCGAAAGCAGGTCTCAAGGTCAACACGGTCGAATCGATTCACGGTTCGTTGCTGGTTCTCAAGGAACTGCTCGAGCAGGGAGCTATGTACATGCAGGAACATTATCAAGAAGCATGTGAAATTGCCTTTAAGCACAAAGATCACAGAGATCCCACCATTCGAAAGACTGTGGTTCTTCTGATCCCAGATCTTGCCAGCTACTCACCAGCTGACTTTGCGCATACTTGGCTACACAAATTCATGGTATATCTATCAGGCATGCTGAAGAAAGACAAGGAGCGAAATGATGCCTTCCTTGCAATTGGTAACATTGCCAATTCGGTCAAGAGCGCCATTGCTCCGTACCTCGATGGTGTCTTGATCTATGTGCGAGAAGGTCTCAGCGTTCAGTCTCGCAAGAGAGGTTCAGTCAACCCGGTATTTGACTGTATCAGTCGTCTTGCTGTAGCTGTCGGCCAGACGCTGAGCAAATACATGGAGGCACTTCTGGATCCCATCTTTGCGTGCGACCTCACCCCCAAGCTTACNNNNNNNNNNNNNNNNNNNNNNNNNNNNNNNNNNNNNNNNNNNNNNNNNNNNNNNNNNNNNNNNNNNNNNNNNNNNNNNNNNNNNNNNNNNNNNNNNNNNNNNNNNNNNNNNNNNNNNNNNNNNNNNNNNNNNNNNNNNNNNNNNNNNNNNNNNNNNNNNNNNNNNNNNNNNNNNNNNNNNNNNNNNNNNNNNNNNNNNNNNNNNNNNNNNNNNNNNNNNNNNNNNNNNNNNNNNNNNNNNNNNNNNNNNNNNNNNNNNNNNNNNNNNNNNNNNNNNNNNNNNNNNNNNNNNNNNNNNNNNNNNNNNNNNNNNNNNNNNNNNNNNNNNNNNNNNNNNNNNNNNNNNNNNNNNNNNNNNNNNNNNNNNNNNNNNNNNNNNNNNNNNNNNNNNNNNNNNNNNNNNNNNNNNNNNNNNNNNNNNNNNNNNNNNNNNNNNNNNNNNNNNNNNNNNNNNNNNNNNNNNNNNNNNNNNNNNNNNNNNNNNNNNNNNNNNNNNNNNNNNNNNNNNNNNNNNNNNNNNNNNNNNNNNNNNNNNNNNNNNNNNNNNNNNNNNNNNNNNNNNNNNNNNNaaagtattatatctcttaatagtagatttaatatatattaggcttaattaatataaagaagttttattaatagctagtaagctagaatttataaaagtataaataaatataatttatatattaaaggtaataactatataattatagttataattataatttttataGTAAGATTAaaattaaggttataatcCTATAtaggtaattataattaagagtataattatattaaaggtCTTTAGTAATAGGTTAAAgaatataaggtatatataatataactgcAGGGTTTATTCAGCCGAAGGCTGACTCTACATTAATTCATAAGTTTTCCCGAGTAATGAGGGTTTGGTGCAGACAGGGATAAATAAGTTTCTCGGAATCTGATTGGTCCAGATTTTGTATGGCCAGCCGCGAAAGAACGCGCAACTGGCTGATGGCACCAAAAGAGTGGGGCCAATCGGTGCTGGCCCCTGAAAGGCTCACGCGGAGTGCCGGCAGCTTGCGTCCATTTGGAATTGTTTGTTTACTCAGTACTGTGCCAGTACCACGCGTTCAATTCATCTCCCCAATTCGACAGGTCTCGATATGGCCTCGTTGATTGAGTAATGGATATCGGTCTCAACCCCGAAGAGCTCTCTACTGATTTACTCTTCGTTGTTTGTGCTCGTTGTGGGGAGGAGAGACCGGAGAGTGCCTTCAGAGCAAAGAGGCAGTCTGCTGGGCAAACTAAGCAATGCATAGACTGCCGTAACCAGCGCGTT
This genomic stretch from Fusarium oxysporum f. sp. lycopersici 4287 chromosome 2, whole genome shotgun sequence harbors:
- a CDS encoding FKBP12-rapamycin complex-associated protein, with the translated sequence MAQAQHVALERLEQISRGLRSRTSDDLRKRSAVQLRELVAVCHRDLSPEQFQVFYNSVNNKITQLITHGSDSSERLGGIYALDALIDFEGVDVGVKYTRFTQNLKTILRGKDINPMQPAAIALGKLCRPGGSMISEVVDSEVNTALEWLQNERVEERRYSAVLVLRELARSAPTLMYQYIPTIFDWIWIGLRDTRQLIRATSADTVSACFRILRERGQEMKQLWMSKIYNESKAGLKVNTVESIHGSLLVLKELLEQGAMYMQEHYQEACEIAFKHKDHRDPTIRKTVVLLIPDLASYSPADFAHTWLHKFMVYLSGMLKKDKERNDAFLAIGNIANSVKSAIAPYLDGVLIYVREGLSVQSRKRGSVNPL